Sequence from the Thermoanaerobacter uzonensis DSM 18761 genome:
AAATTCTGAAAATAAACGATGTTGATAAAATAAAGTTTATATTTATCAATACGCTGAAAAATCTATTCGAAAACATAAAGACTATCAACAAAGAAAAAATGGATACCTTTATGGCCAAAATAATTAGGTTTATAGAGGACAATTTCAATAAAGACATCACATTGGATGATGTTGCAAAAGAAGTAAATATGAGTTACCACTATTTTAGTAAATTTTTCAAAGAGCAAACTGGAAAAAATTTTATCGATTACTTGACAAATTTGAGAGTAACTAAAGCTAAAGAGCTATTAGAGGATGAAACTGTAAGCATAAAAGAAGTGTGCTATAAGGTTGGTTACAGCGACCCAAATTATTTTAGCAAGATATTTAAAAAAGCTACAGGGATGACGCCTACAGAGTACAGATTGGCTATTTACAAAAAGGGGGTGTGATTGGTGGAGAGTAAAAATGTAATCAAAGTGATAGTAGCAATTGCCCTTATGATTATTTTAGGTGTTTTAGTTTTTTTGACTGTTAAGCATGTAGTAGCATATAGAGAGGTAAAGAACCTAAATTCTAACTTAGATAAAAAAGAACACAAAATTAAAATTGGTTTTTCTCTTGGTACCTTAAAAGAAGAAAGATGGATCAAAGATCGAGATATATTAATGGCAAAGTTGCGGGAATTGGGGGCAGAGGTTTTAGTGCAAAACGCTAATAATGATGACCAAGACCAATTAAAACAGGTGAGATACCTTTTGGACCAAAAAATTGACGTACTTATCATTGTTCCTAATGACCTTGAAAAAGCCTCTTATGCGGTATCATTGGCACAAAAAGAAGGAGTAAAGGTGATATCCTATGACAGGCTTGTTACAAAATCAAATGTAGACCTTTATATATCCTTTGACAACGTAAAAGTTGGAAAACTGATGGCGGAATATTTAGTGAAAAAAGTGCCAAAAGGAAATTATCTCATAATAAACGGTGCTACGACGGATAACAACACAAAAATGATAAAGGAAGGATATGACAGTGTTCTAAATTCCAGAATTGAAAGTGGAGACATAAAAATTGTAAAAGAAGACTGGGCACCTAATTGGATGACGGAATATGCTTTTAATTCTACTGATGAACTGCTGCAAAAGGGTGTGAAAATTGATGCCGTAATAGCAGGGGATGATGCTTTAGCAGGAGGAATTATAGAGGCTTTATCAGAGCACAGATTGGCGGGAAAAGTATTGGTTGCAGCTCAGGATGCTGACCTTGCTGCATGTCAAAGGATAGTGGAAGGAACTCAGGCTATGACAGTGTACAAACCAATTGATAAATTGGCAGAAGCCACCGCAAAAATGGCTATGAAACTTGCAAGGGGAGAAAAATTAAACGTGAAGAATACCATATATGACGGGAAATATTACGTTCCTTATTATGTTCTTGAACCAATTGCTGTTGATAAAACTAATATAGATGATACTGTAATAAAAGACGGTTTTCACAATCGCGATGAAGTATACAGAAATATATCTAAATGATTATTCAGGCTTTAAGCCTGTATTTTTTTGTCTTAAAAAAATACAGATTGATAAGTTAAAAAATTTAAATCGCCAAAAAAGTAAAGGATAACAAAAAAAGTTCCAGAGGCATTTTGAGGGGGGAAGTAGAATTAATTATTAAAATAAATTTTTAGAAAGGAGAGATAATGTACAATGAGTAACAAGCGTAGACTTGTAGTGGTAGTGATAGCAGTCCTGTTGTTAGTATCTGCTTTTCTCGGTGGTTGTGGTTCCTCAAAACAAACTTCTAATTCGTCTTCTAATTCATCTTCTTCAAACCAGGCTTCTAATAACAAAATAGCTGTTGGTATTGTATTACCAACAAAGGATGAGCCAAGATGGATTCAAGACGAGACTCGCTTTAAGGATGCATTAAAAAATACCCCTTATTCTGCTGAAGTTCTTTTCAGCCAAGGCGATCCTGCTAAAGAGAAAGCCAATGTAGAAACTTTGATAAGTAAAGGTATAAAGGTACTTATCCTATGTCCTCAAGATGCAAATGCAGCAGCAGCTTCTGCAGAGGAGGCTAAAAAAGCAGGTGTAAAGGTTATATCTTATGACAGATTAATACTTAATACAGATGCAGTAGATTATTATGTCACTTTTGATAGTGTACAGGTAGGTAAAGAACAAGGACAATATTTAGTTGATCATGCAACGGGTAAAGGCAATCCTTTATATCTCTATGCTGGTGCTTTATCTGATAACAACTCTTTCTTATTCTTCCAAGGCGCATGGGAAGTTTTACAGCCAAAGATCGCTGATGGTACTTTTGTAATTGCAAATTCTGACAAAGCAGTTGCATTAAAAGATAAAAAAGATTTAACTCGTGATGAAATGGCAAGTATTATAGGACAAATTACTACAAATTGGGATTTTAATACTGCTAAAAACCTTGCTCAGGCAAACCTTGCTAAGGCGCCAAAAAATTTAAAGGGTAATGTATTTATACTTGCTCCTAATGACGGTACTGCAAGGTCAATAGCAGACACTTTTAAGGCAGATCCGGACATCAAAAGTTATGTAATTACTGGACAAGATGCTGAAAAACCATCTATTCAATACATTATTGATGGCAAACAATCTATGACTGTCTTTAAAGATGTTAGGATTCTTGTTAAGGATGCAATAAATGCTGCTTTGACATATTTAGACGGAAAAACACCAGAATCTACAAAAACTTATAATAATGGTGTAAAAGATGTTCCTTCTAAACCATCTCCTGTACAAGTAGTAGATAAGAATAATGTAAAACAAGCCTTAATAGATTCTGGATATTACAAAGAAAGCGATTTTACTTGGCCTAAATAATGTTGGAGGTGTAAAGAATGGGTACCCCGCTTATAGAGCTTGTAAACGTAACTAAAAGTTTTTCAGGTGTACAAGTATTATTTGGTGTAAATTTTAAAGTTCAACCAGGGGAGATACATTGTTTAGTTGGAGAAAATGGAGCCGGCAAAAGTACTTTAATGAAAATCTTAAGCGGGGTATACCCTTATGGTGAATACGAAGGAGAGATAAGACTTGAGGGATACCCTGTAAGATTTTTTAGCATAAAAGACAGTGAAAAAGCCGGAATTTCCATTATCCATCAAGAACTTTCTTTAGTTCCAGAGATGACAGTATATGAGAATATCTTTTTGGGAAATGAAATTAAAAAGGGAAGTATTGTAGATACTTTTGAGGAAATAGAAAGAGCACGACAACTTTTATTAAAAGTCAAAGGTGAAAATATTAATCCTACTGTAAAAGCTAAGGACCTTAGTGTAAGTATGCAGCAGCTTGTTGAAATAGCAAAAGCACTTTCAAAAAATCCCAAAGTGTTAATTCTGGATGAGCCAACTTCTGCTTTAAGCGAAACTGAAAGTGAAAATCTACTTATTCTTCTGAAAGAACTTAAAGAACAAGGAGTTACAATTATTCTTATAAGTCATAGATTAAAAGAAGTTTTGAAAGTGGCGGATTCTATAACTGTTTTACGAGATGGGCAAACAGTAGCCTATTTTAATTGCAAAACTGAAGAAATAGATGAAAAAAAGATAATAAAGCATATGGTTGGAAGAGAGATTACAAATCTTTATCCAATGCCTATAGCTAAACCTTTAGATGAACCCATAATGGAAACTAAAAATTGGAATGTAGTTGAACCCAATACAGGCCGCTATTTAGTAAAAGATGCGAACATTGTATTAAAAAAAGGAGAAATAGTAGGGTTATTTGGATTAGTTGGTGCTGGACGTACAGAATTTGGACTTAGCCTCTTTGGGAATCCATATGGCTACATTGTTTCTGGAGATATAATATTAAAAGGCAGAAAAGTAAAGTTTAAAACTCCGGAAGATGCAATTAAGCAGGGAGTGCTTTATTTAACGGAGGATCGAAAAGAAAAAGGGCTGATTTTGATAAACAGCATAAAGGAAAATATAAGTTTGGCGAATTTAAAAGCTTTAAAGAAAGGAATTACAGTTGATGAAGCTAAAGAGATAGAAATAGCCCAAGGTTTTCAGAAAAAACTTAATATAAAAGCTCGTAATGTTGAAGTTAATGTTTCTACTTTGAGCGGAGGGACTCAGCAAAAAGTTTTGGTAGCTAAAGGCCTTTTTGCTGAACCAGATGTTATTATTTTGGATGAACCTACAAGAGGTATAGATGTTGGCGCAAAATATGAAATATACACATTAATAAGAGAATTAGCAAGTGAAGGCAAAGCCATTCTTCTTATATCTTCTGAATTACCGGAAATATTGGGAATGAGTGATAGAATATATGTAATGAGCAAAGGTAAAATTACAGGGGAATTGAAATCAGAAGAAGCCAATCAAGAAATCGTAATGGCTTATGCCGTGAGCTAAAGGAGGGTTTAAGATTGAAGGAATTTATTCGCCATTTAAAAGAATTTTTGAAAGATCATGTAAGAGATTATGCTATGTTTATAGCACTTTTTGCAATAATGGCTGTTTTTGCGGCCCTCTCTGGCGGCGATTTTTTATCACCTGTAAATATTAGTAATCTTGTGGACCAGACGGGATATATAGCTGTTCTTGCAATTGGAGAAACTTTAATTATTGTTATACGTCATATTGACCTTTCTGTGGGATTTTTGTCTGGATTTTTAGGAGCAATTGCAGCTATATTGATGCAATTTTATCACTTTTCTGCTTTATCAGCCATTATAATAGTGCTAGGATTAGGAACATTAGCTGGATTACTAAACGGGTCGCTAGTAACCTACTTGAGAATTCCAGCTTTTGTTGCTACTTTAGCAGGTTGGTTAGCTTATCGTGGCGCTCTTTTGTTAGCTACAAAAGGATCTGGAACTATTATAATTACCAATAAAACTTTTAATGCTATAGGCAACGGTTTTATTCCAGACTTGCCTTTTACAAATAATATTTTACCTAATTATCATAAGCTTACATTGTTAGTGGGTATTGTAGCAGCAGTGCTAATTGTTTATTTTTCTCTTAAGAATAGAGCCCAACAAATTAAAAGAGGATTTGATGTACTTCCACTAGACATTTTCCTTATCGAATTGCTTTTTATTGATGCTTTATTGTTATATATAACTTTTATTTTAGCAGCTCATCGAGGGATTTCATGGACCCTTGTAATTATGATAATTACCACAGTTATTTATAGTTTTATTACTAATAGAACCGTTTTGGGAAGACATATTTATGCAGTAGGTGGTAATCCAGAAGCGGCTGCTTTAAGTGGAATTAATGTGAAAAAAATTACCCTTATTGTCTTTGCTTCAATGGG
This genomic interval carries:
- a CDS encoding sugar ABC transporter substrate-binding protein is translated as MSNKRRLVVVVIAVLLLVSAFLGGCGSSKQTSNSSSNSSSSNQASNNKIAVGIVLPTKDEPRWIQDETRFKDALKNTPYSAEVLFSQGDPAKEKANVETLISKGIKVLILCPQDANAAAASAEEAKKAGVKVISYDRLILNTDAVDYYVTFDSVQVGKEQGQYLVDHATGKGNPLYLYAGALSDNNSFLFFQGAWEVLQPKIADGTFVIANSDKAVALKDKKDLTRDEMASIIGQITTNWDFNTAKNLAQANLAKAPKNLKGNVFILAPNDGTARSIADTFKADPDIKSYVITGQDAEKPSIQYIIDGKQSMTVFKDVRILVKDAINAALTYLDGKTPESTKTYNNGVKDVPSKPSPVQVVDKNNVKQALIDSGYYKESDFTWPK
- a CDS encoding sugar ABC transporter substrate-binding protein; the encoded protein is MESKNVIKVIVAIALMIILGVLVFLTVKHVVAYREVKNLNSNLDKKEHKIKIGFSLGTLKEERWIKDRDILMAKLRELGAEVLVQNANNDDQDQLKQVRYLLDQKIDVLIIVPNDLEKASYAVSLAQKEGVKVISYDRLVTKSNVDLYISFDNVKVGKLMAEYLVKKVPKGNYLIINGATTDNNTKMIKEGYDSVLNSRIESGDIKIVKEDWAPNWMTEYAFNSTDELLQKGVKIDAVIAGDDALAGGIIEALSEHRLAGKVLVAAQDADLAACQRIVEGTQAMTVYKPIDKLAEATAKMAMKLARGEKLNVKNTIYDGKYYVPYYVLEPIAVDKTNIDDTVIKDGFHNRDEVYRNISK
- a CDS encoding sugar ABC transporter permease, translated to MKEFIRHLKEFLKDHVRDYAMFIALFAIMAVFAALSGGDFLSPVNISNLVDQTGYIAVLAIGETLIIVIRHIDLSVGFLSGFLGAIAAILMQFYHFSALSAIIIVLGLGTLAGLLNGSLVTYLRIPAFVATLAGWLAYRGALLLATKGSGTIIITNKTFNAIGNGFIPDLPFTNNILPNYHKLTLLVGIVAAVLIVYFSLKNRAQQIKRGFDVLPLDIFLIELLFIDALLLYITFILAAHRGISWTLVIMIITTVIYSFITNRTVLGRHIYAVGGNPEAAALSGINVKKITLIVFASMGFLSGLSGILFASRLQSATTTAGTLFELYAIAGAYIGGVSAAGGVGKVINSLIGAFVMSTLTNGMNLLGVDISLQYIILGIVLAAAVIFDVATRSKER
- a CDS encoding sugar ABC transporter ATP-binding protein, producing the protein MGTPLIELVNVTKSFSGVQVLFGVNFKVQPGEIHCLVGENGAGKSTLMKILSGVYPYGEYEGEIRLEGYPVRFFSIKDSEKAGISIIHQELSLVPEMTVYENIFLGNEIKKGSIVDTFEEIERARQLLLKVKGENINPTVKAKDLSVSMQQLVEIAKALSKNPKVLILDEPTSALSETESENLLILLKELKEQGVTIILISHRLKEVLKVADSITVLRDGQTVAYFNCKTEEIDEKKIIKHMVGREITNLYPMPIAKPLDEPIMETKNWNVVEPNTGRYLVKDANIVLKKGEIVGLFGLVGAGRTEFGLSLFGNPYGYIVSGDIILKGRKVKFKTPEDAIKQGVLYLTEDRKEKGLILINSIKENISLANLKALKKGITVDEAKEIEIAQGFQKKLNIKARNVEVNVSTLSGGTQQKVLVAKGLFAEPDVIILDEPTRGIDVGAKYEIYTLIRELASEGKAILLISSELPEILGMSDRIYVMSKGKITGELKSEEANQEIVMAYAVS